A window of the Nitrosopumilus ureiphilus genome harbors these coding sequences:
- a CDS encoding universal stress protein, with amino-acid sequence MANYKKILVPLDGSKRSNYVLTEAINIAKRNDADVVALYVLPFSPLSYRDMKVAQETMYKEAKENLAKLKESIKKNGVDVQTKILKGHPGKLITNFANQKKNAIDLIVIGSRDLSGVKEMFLGSVSNYVVHKSKVSTLVVK; translated from the coding sequence ATGGCAAATTATAAAAAAATTCTAGTACCATTGGATGGATCAAAAAGATCAAACTATGTCTTAACAGAAGCAATCAATATTGCAAAACGAAATGATGCAGATGTAGTTGCTCTTTACGTATTACCATTTTCACCTTTATCATATCGTGATATGAAAGTAGCACAAGAAACAATGTATAAAGAAGCAAAAGAAAATCTTGCAAAATTAAAAGAAAGTATAAAAAAAAATGGTGTAGATGTTCAAACAAAAATTCTAAAGGGACATCCTGGAAAACTCATAACTAATTTTGCTAATCAAAAGAAAAACGCAATAGACTTGATAGTGATTGGTTCTAGGGATCTTAGCGGTGTTAAAGAAATGTTTTTGGGAAGTGTCTCAAATTATGTAGTACACAAATCTAAAGTTTCTACGCTGGTTGTAAAGTAA